The following are encoded together in the Lactuca sativa cultivar Salinas chromosome 1, Lsat_Salinas_v11, whole genome shotgun sequence genome:
- the LOC111921441 gene encoding uncharacterized protein LOC111921441: MDLAQILIDNGVDLDEEAVVSEPQKESGAKKKKSSNKQKSQSSQEPSKKQQTVAVHAVTALAAAPATVPTTQTPTSVYAGKLPLCNKCNFHHHGPCRELSCNRCGKKGHTPRYCKVPVQPTNQTMGAGAGEACYGCGEVGHFKRNCPKATTGGNTGRVLAMG, translated from the coding sequence ATGGATCTGGCACAAATTCTGATCGATAATGGGGTTGATCTAGACGAAGAGGCAGTTGTTTCTGAGCCACAGAAAGAAAGTGGTGCGAAGAAGAAGAAATCATCGAACAAACAAAAGAGTCAGTCTTCACAGGaaccctccaagaaacaacaaacagtggcagttcaTGCTGTTACTGCTCTTGCTGCTGCCCCAGCTACTGTTCCTACCACCCAAACTCCTACCAGTGTTTATGCTGGAAAACTACCTttgtgcaacaagtgtaacttccatcatcacgGACCCTGCCGTGAGTTGAGTTGCAACAGGTGTGGGAAGAAGGGTCACACACCTCGATACTGCAAGGTGCCTGTCCAACCCACCAACCAAACCATGGGAGCAGGTGCCGGTGAagcttgttatggatgtggagaggttgggcatttcaagagaaattGCCCCAAGGCAACGACTGGTGGAAATACAGGGAGAGTTTTGGCAATGGGCTAG